The sequence TGGGCGTCCAACTCGGGGTAATCGTCGCGCATCGCCTGGAGCGCAGCGTCGGCGATCTCGGCTGGGTCGGGTCGCGAGTCGTCGGTCTGGATCACGGCGAAGCCCAGGCCGTCCGGCGCCTGCACGGCCACCGTCCGCACGGATCCGTCCTCGGTCTCTTCAAGCACCCAGTCGGGAGGGTACTCGAAGCGGAGACCCTGCTCGTCGTACGTCTGGATCGACACGCGCGCCTCCTTCATCGTCGGGAAACCGTCACGACCGGGACGGCTGCCGCATTCCCGATTTTTGCGAAGATCGGGACGACGATCGTACCGCGCGACGGCTCCGCCGCCAATCGGAGCCGCCTCCCATCCTTGACCTTCGGCGGAAGCGTCTCCTATAGTCTCGGTCTCACTGAGGTTTGTGACGACGCTGAAGGGAGGGAGCGATGCGAGCGATCACGGCGGGGGTTTTGGCGGTCCTCATACTCGGCGGTGTCGCCTCGGCGGCTGACCGCAAGCCGAACGTGGTGTTCATCCTGGCGGACGACCTTGGGTATACGGACGTCGCCTGCTACGGCAGCCGGTTCTACCGGACTCCCAACATCGACCACATGGCGACCGAGGGGCTCCGGCTTACCGACGGTTACACCTGCGGCCCCAACTGCCAGCCGACGCGGGCGACCCTGATGAGCGGCCAGTACGGGCCCCGGACGGGTGTCTATACCGTGGGCTCCATCGAGCGGTTCGCCTGGCGGACTCGCCCCCTCCGCCCGGCGGACAACGTCCAGAAACTCCCCCTGGAGACGTACACGCTCGCCCAGGCGATGAAGGACGCCGGTTATGCGACGGCTCACTTCGGCAAGTGGCATCTCGGTCAGGACGACGCCCACCACCCGCTGAAACGAGGCTTCGACGAGTCGATCGTCTCGATGGGCAAGCACTTCGACTTCGAGACGATCCCCAAGGTCGACTACCCCTCCGGCGAGTATCTGGCCGACTTCCTGACCGATAAGGCCGTCGATTTCATCGCCCGCAACAAGGAGCGGCCGTTCTTCCTGGCGCTGCACCACTTCGCGGTTCACGCACCCCACAACGCCAAGCCCGAGGTCATCGCCCGGTTCGTGGGCACGAAGCCGGAGGGGGGCCATCACGACCCAACCTACGCGGCGATGATCGCCAGCGTGGACGAGAGCGTCGGCCGGATCATCAAGACGATTGACGACCTGGGCCTGGGCAAGGACACGCTCGTCGTCTTCACCAGCGACAACGGCGGCGTCGGCGGCTATTCCCGAGAGGGGATCCCCGCTGGTAAGGAGATCACCGACAACGCGCCCCTCCGCGGCGGGAAAGGGATGCTGTACGAAGGCGGGATCCGCGTCCCCTACGTCTTCCGATGGACCGGGAAGATCCCCGCCGGGACGACCAGCGACCGGCCGATCAACAGCGTCGACCTGTACCCGACCCTGCTGGAACTCGGCGGCGGCCAGGCGAAGTCGAAGCTCGACGGATCCAGCTATCTGCCGTTGCTCCTCAGCGGCGGTCGCGAACGACCCGACCGCGACCCGATGTACTGGCACTTCCCCGGCTACCTGGGAGCCTCTCGCGGCCACTGGCGGACCACCCCCGCGGGCGCGATCCGCGACGGAGATTGGAAGGTCGTCGAGTTCTTCGAGACCAACAAGGTCGAGTTGTACAACCTCCGCGACGACCCCGGCGAGAAGCACGACCTGGCCGCCGAGCAGCCCGACAAGACCAAGGCATTGCACGCAAAGCTTGTCGCCTGGCGGAAGGCCGTGAACGCCCCCATGCCGACCCCGCACAAGCCCGACCCGAACGCCGTGGCGAAGAAGAAGGGCGGGGGAGAAGACGGCGACGAGTGACCCGGTCCGTCGATCATTCGACCAGGGATTTCAGGGCCTCGATGAGTCGCACCGACATCGTGGCACGTCGGCGCTGGGCGTCGTGAAAGCGGCGCCACTCGCGGACGTCCTCGGGGCGAACCTGCACGCGGACGTCCGGGCCCACTGCGCGGCCGTTGCCGCCGGCTTCCTTGCTGTAGACGCAGACGACCTGGGCGGTGTAAACCCCCGTGGGAGGATCGACCCGCGGGTGGAGGTAAGACCAACCGTCGCCGTTCCAGATCGATACGTTGCGAACGATGGATTCGCCGGCCTTCAGAACTGGCGGGGCCGGCGGGCCCGCGGGAGCATCGTCCACCAGGCCCAAGGTCTTTAGGCTGTTGGTCGCCGGTCCCGAGAAAGGGGGGAGCAGGGGAAAGCCCGATTCCTCCACCAGCCTGACGCCGACTCCGATGCACTGGTCGAGCTTCACGCCGTACGGGCCGGCGGCCAGGTCCTGACTCGAAGTATTGCGAATGGTGACTTGAAGGCGACCGGCGAGGAGGGGATTCGATACGGCCCCTGCAGGGAAACCGCCGGGTTTCTGCCGGCGATCGTCTGGAGCATCGGGACGATCGTGGACCTCGGCCGGATCGAGGACTTTCACTTCGACGACGAGGCCGTCTTCGTTGGGCTGAACCGGGCGAGCGAGAACGCGGAGGTCGAGCGGCCCGCGCTCCTTGGAGATCATGAACATGGCTGCGACGGTGGCGAGCGTCGTCGCGATGAGCACGCCCGCCAGTCGCCATCGTCTCAAGGGTATGTTCAACGCTTCATGGGATTCAGGATTTTGGCCCGGCCGCGCGGAAAGCGCGGCCGGACCAAAATCCAGTCGCATGTTCAAGGCAAGGTCAAATCAATAGGCGTCGGAGCTGATGACCTCGCCGCCTCGCGACGACGCGATGGCCTGGTAGGTGGGCACGCTGACGGAGTTCTTGATGAACTTCACGCTGCCGTCGCAGAAGCCGACGTTGGCGCCGCCGGAGTGGTTGCTACGGGCGGCGATGATCACCAGGCCGTTGGTTCCGCCGATGCACGGCGGGTTCTTCTGGAACGGATAGTTGCAGTACCCAGAGCTCTGCATCCAGTCGGGCTTCGACGAGTTCGGCGGCAGGTAACCGGAGAAGTTGGCCGCGTACGCCCAGTGCGAGAACCCGCGGAGGTCCCAACTGGCCCCCGATTGGCCGACGAGGACCTCGGACGTCATCATCGTGTTGCTCAGGCCGTCGCTGATCGACGAGAACCGGATGGCGCCGTTCGTCGCCCCCTGGCCGCCGCCGGTGCTGATGTCGGCCAACGGGGCGCCCATGTCGCCGAATGGAGCGCCGAGGAACGAGTAGGTGACGCCGTTGTCGACGAAATACGGCTGGAACGTGCTCCCCACCACGCTCCCCTGCTGCATGGTGATGTTGCCGAAGTTGACGACGTAGTTCTGCGAGGTCACGTTCATGCCCAGGGCGGCGATCCCCACGGTCGCGGTGTTGCCGCCGTCAGAGGGACACATGTACGCGTTGACGCGAGTGGAAGTGACCGTGATGTTGCAGACGCCGGCGTAGCGGAAGTTGCCCTCGGTCGCGTAACTGGCCGTCAGGGCCGAGTTGTTGTTCCCGGAAGCGTTCCACGAGTTGAACAGGGCGGACTGTTCCACGAACGGCAGCACCGGGATCAGCCAGGAACCCCAGCAGCAGCCGCGCATGCCCTGCGGAAGCACGCTGTTGGCGCTCTCGTAGTTGTGCATCGCGAGGCCGATTTGCTTGAGGTTGTTCACGCACTGGGCGCGGCGGGCGGCCTCGCGCGCCGCCTGGACGGCGGGGAGCAACAGGGCGATGAGCACGGCGATGATCGCGATCACCACCAGCAACTCGATCAGGGTGAAACCGGAAGACCGACGCGAATCGTTCATCAGGGAAAATCCTTGGATGTGATGATGCGGCGAGCGGCACGCGGACGTCGGCGTGCACAAGACTGCTTGCGGTTGGGAGGCTTACTTGCTCGTCAACGCGAAGTCGGCTGTCGTGGAACCACTTGACCTGACTTCCGCCCTAAGCGTGGAGGCTGTGTTGTATTGCTTGGGAATGGGGTCGGGCTTGGGTTTCTTGGGAGGCATCCCGGGCGCAGACTTCTCAAGCGCGCCCTCGGGCCCCGAGCCGGCCGACCGGATCGAGACCTTGTACTTCCCGGGCGTCGGCCCAGTCTCCGAGTCGATCGAATAAGAGCCGTCAGTGACGACGCCGCCGGCCGGAACGGCTCCCGCAGAGCCATCCGCCGGGTCGAACGAGATCATCCCCTTGGCCAGGGGCGTCCCGTCGAGAGTCACCTTCCCGTACACGGCCTTGCGGTCCAAACCGTCCGGCGATCCACCCCCACAGCCCAATCCCAACAACGACGCAACGAACGCAACCGACCAGCCGGCCGTTCGAAGCGTGCACGCTACATGGCGAATGACGCACCTCCTCAGAAATCCAGGACGGTCGAAGCGGTCTGCTCGAGGCGCAGGCCGACCCAGGCAGCGGAGTCGGTCGACGCCGTACACAGGTGCAATGGTGGAGCTACGAAGGGATCGTTCGAGACTCTGGACGCCTGTGGGAAAGGTCGGTCCAGCGAAAGACTGCGAGAACGAATGCAGCTATGGATTCGGATATCAGGGGAGAGTTACTAGTTAATTATCGCCCGGCTTCGACGGAGTCAAAGAATTTCATCGCGATCATGCCTTTTTTTTCACGAAGGATTTCGTTGATGGCGCTCCGGGTACGTCTCCACTAATGCGGCCCACATGGCCGTGTGCGGCACATGGTGGTAAATTGGAGGAGGGCGGGCGCGCGATCGGAAGTCGCGGCCGCCGTCGAGGAGGAAGTGATGAGGATTTTGTCGGGGATTCAGCCTTCGGGCGCGCTGCACATCGGCAATTACCTGGGCGCCATCCGCCAGTACGTCGCGCTTCAGGAGGGTAATGACGCCTATTACTTCGTGGCCGATTATCACGCTCTGACGAGCGTCCGGGATCCCGCCCTGCTGCGGAAGTACGTCTCCGACGTCCTGATCGATTTGCTTTCACTCGGGTTGGATCCCGATCGTGTTGTGCTGTTTGTGCAGTCTGACGTGCCTGAAACGGTT comes from Paludisphaera rhizosphaerae and encodes:
- a CDS encoding sulfatase; this encodes MRAITAGVLAVLILGGVASAADRKPNVVFILADDLGYTDVACYGSRFYRTPNIDHMATEGLRLTDGYTCGPNCQPTRATLMSGQYGPRTGVYTVGSIERFAWRTRPLRPADNVQKLPLETYTLAQAMKDAGYATAHFGKWHLGQDDAHHPLKRGFDESIVSMGKHFDFETIPKVDYPSGEYLADFLTDKAVDFIARNKERPFFLALHHFAVHAPHNAKPEVIARFVGTKPEGGHHDPTYAAMIASVDESVGRIIKTIDDLGLGKDTLVVFTSDNGGVGGYSREGIPAGKEITDNAPLRGGKGMLYEGGIRVPYVFRWTGKIPAGTTSDRPINSVDLYPTLLELGGGQAKSKLDGSSYLPLLLSGGRERPDRDPMYWHFPGYLGASRGHWRTTPAGAIRDGDWKVVEFFETNKVELYNLRDDPGEKHDLAAEQPDKTKALHAKLVAWRKAVNAPMPTPHKPDPNAVAKKKGGGEDGDE
- a CDS encoding DUF1559 domain-containing protein, yielding MNDSRRSSGFTLIELLVVIAIIAVLIALLLPAVQAAREAARRAQCVNNLKQIGLAMHNYESANSVLPQGMRGCCWGSWLIPVLPFVEQSALFNSWNASGNNNSALTASYATEGNFRYAGVCNITVTSTRVNAYMCPSDGGNTATVGIAALGMNVTSQNYVVNFGNITMQQGSVVGSTFQPYFVDNGVTYSFLGAPFGDMGAPLADISTGGGQGATNGAIRFSSISDGLSNTMMTSEVLVGQSGASWDLRGFSHWAYAANFSGYLPPNSSKPDWMQSSGYCNYPFQKNPPCIGGTNGLVIIAARSNHSGGANVGFCDGSVKFIKNSVSVPTYQAIASSRGGEVISSDAY